One genomic segment of Panicum virgatum strain AP13 chromosome 2N, P.virgatum_v5, whole genome shotgun sequence includes these proteins:
- the LOC120661577 gene encoding cysteine-rich receptor-like protein kinase 6 has protein sequence MGSRSAAGTSNASACAVCVAASFGDAERACPMDTAAVYRDACVLRFTSFRFLDFLREDQWLASELNAVIYADPGSVTNAPAAWFSAALTGIFSALVNRAVAAAPSNSTRKYFATAEMDFDPKLYGLAQCAPDLTPAQCRDCLGNLVAVVTTQFLKRRAPGTSAFVVWCSLRYSGVSPVFEGWAMLQLTAPPEPPPEATLAPPASESGAGTKRSRAGISAGISCSVVLMLILSVFFFIRFRRRIKAGTE, from the exons ATGGGCTCGCGCTCTGCCGCGGGGACGTCAAACGCCTCCGCCTGCGCCGTCTGCGTCGCGGCGTCGTTTGGAGACGCGGAGCGGGCCTGCCCGATGGACACGGCCGCCGTCTACCGCGACGCCTGCGTCCTCCGCTTCACTAGCTTCCGGTTCCTCGACTTCCTCAGAGAGGACCAGTGGCTTGCCTCGGAACTGAA TGCTGTGATCTACGCGGACCCGGGGAGCGTCACCAACGCTCCGGCTGCGTGGTTCAGCGCCGCCTTGACGGGGATCTTCAGCGCCCTCGTCAACCGcgcggtcgcggcggcgccgagcaacTCGACGAGGAAGTACTTTGCAACGGCGGAGATGGACTTCGACCCCAAGCTCTACGGGCTCGCGCAGTGCGCGCCGGACCTGACGCCGGCGCAGTGCCGGGACTGCCTTGGGAACCTCGTCGCGGTGGTGACGACGCAGTTCCTGAAAAGGCGGGCCCCCGGGACCAGCGCTTTCGTGGTGTGGTGCTCCCTGAGGTACAGCGGCGTATCGCCGGTCTTCGAGGGCTGGGCGATGCTGCAGCTCACTGCGCCACCGGAGCCACCACCAGAGGCCACACTCGCGCCTCCTGCTTCAGAGTCCGGAGCAG GGACGAAAAGGAGTAGAGCCGGAATCTCTGCTGGCATCTCTTGTTCCGTTGTGTTGATGTTGATCCTTTCAGTTTTTTTCTTCATTCGCTTCAGGCGAAGGATTAAGGCGGGCACAGAGTGA
- the LOC120662854 gene encoding cysteine-rich receptor-like protein kinase 6, with protein MVATLRPWPVAMRKEDAPPLPLPMLAGRYATVAVALALLLSPAVAEETPPPDCDASSAYAANSTFQANLNLLAAALRANASASPAGFATAAAGAAPDQANGLALCPGDTNASTCAACVAAAFRDAQQACPMDKGVTVYRDACVLRFAGRQFVDFLREDQWLISELVPAIFTDPARSVNTSDAWFSAAVTGTLTALVDRAAAATNATRKYFATREMDFDPKLYGLAQCAPDLMPAQCQGCFRILQNVVVSARFLSGRPPSSSAFVVWCSLRYSAFVT; from the exons ATGGTAGCAACTTTACGACCGTGGCCCGTGGCGATGCGGAAGGAAGACGCCCCTCCTCTACCGCTGCCGATGCTCGCCGGCCGCTATGCCACCGTCGCCGTTGCCCTCGCCTTGCTGCTGTCGCCGGCCGTCGCCGAGGAGACCCCGCCCCCTGACTGCGACGCGAGCTCAGCCTACGCGGCCAACAGCACGTTCCAGGCGAACCTGaacctcctcgccgcggcgctCCGCGCCaacgcctccgcctcgccggcgggcttcgcgaccgccgccgccggcgcggcgcccgaccaggccaacggcctcgCGCTCTGCCCCGGGGACACCAACGCCTCCACCTGCGCCGCCTGCGTCGCCGCGGCGTTCCGGGACGCGCAGCAGGCCTGCCCGATGGACAAGGGCGTCACCGTCTACCGGGATGCCTGCGTCCTCCGCTTCGCCGGCAGGCAGTTCGTGGACTTCCTCAGAGAGGACCAGTGGCTCATCTCGGAACTGGT TCCTGCGATCTTTACGGACCCAGCGAGGAGCGTCAACACTTCGGATGCCTGGTTCAGCGCCGCCGTCACGGGGACACTCACTGCTCTGGTcgaccgcgcggcggcggcaaccaACGCGACGAGGAAGTACTTCGCCACGAGGGAGATGGACTTCGACCCCAAGCTCTACGGGCTCGCGCAGTGCGCGCCAGATCTGATGCCGGCGCAGTGCCAGGGTTGCTTCAGGATCCTCCAGAACGTGGTGGTGAGTGCGCGGTTCCTCAGCGGGCGGCCCCCCTCCAGCAGCGCTTTCGTGGTGTGGTGCTCCCTGAGGTACAGCGCTTTCGTCACATAA